The following coding sequences are from one Gossypium hirsutum isolate 1008001.06 chromosome A12, Gossypium_hirsutum_v2.1, whole genome shotgun sequence window:
- the LOC107945584 gene encoding eukaryotic translation initiation factor 4G isoform X1, with the protein MSFNQSRSDKSEQQYRKSGRSASFNQQRSSSGVYSKGAGGGPAPSRSPSSSSSSLSSNRSLKKSNNAQGGQYRLNSLAANSTESSNTSAARTKQNGAHLQPQLQGASDASIASNAAQPVQSPIIQNSTRAVSKAPTSQPPTIISDSGLPTTAGKEDPSKAFSLQFGSITPGFMNGMQIPARTSSAPPNLDEQKRNQARHDSSFKSVPNLPTPIPKQQLPRKDSVATEQSSFGEAHPVPKIKKDAQPSAVPPVNQTQKPSPLNIPMTSMQMPFHHQPQVSIQYGGPNPQIQSQSVTASSMQMPIHIPLAMGNGPQVQQQVFVAGLQALPLPPQGMTHQGGGLSFTPPIGGQLTPQLGNLGMGIAPQYSQQQGGKFGVTRKTTPVKITHPDTHEELRLDKRTDIRADGGSSVPRSHPNMPSQSQPIPSFAPSHSINYYSNSYSTNSVYYPPPSSLPLASSQIAPNAQGPRFNYPVSQGHQNISFMNSAAAPGSLAVNKSVNHAHGTSESVNVDTVRDAQNVISFATSGSTQVTVKPATVSAGEKFEDSSFSSILPSTEKAGLLKHSMPACEVSLSQAQRDLDTFPESSVQQPKLGNESLTSESLPAAAKQSGGVPATNLDESQPSSCVSSASDSTSKESTPVFASNEGKKREGLSRSNSIKNYQKKPVQEGQIQPPVQSTSTSYLGTNPAEYGFSSESAVTEALEAKKALTSLAAADVLSQSTREFPTINEALPSSLDPKTESKIEGLNSVSSEVSGTGSKLDSFDLVKHAKFDGSSKLDELPRSEISGISDEEEKHLPEEHLKDSVSLEISSQPVPLKSTELKSDQDSASKVVATDNVVHTQGTEHRVLNEDLSGKVENVEVSDSKDISTSRIADSTDIEGSHVTKSGILDQQSASVPSPDLLESSSNYEGEGVLLPSSKDKPASQLSRTKSTITSGKQKRREILQKADAAGTTSDLYMAYKGPEEKKETVAPSASAETSSVGVNLKQTSHEALQVDSIEREKITQSKAELDDWEDAADISTPNLETSDIDEKAHGGVPSHEEDGSGNITKKYSRDFLLKFAGQFTDLPQGFDIASDIAVALMAANVNASHAVDHDSYASPGRKLDRQSSGSRFDRRASGIVDDDRWIRPPGSFGPGRDLRLDLGYGAVAGFRPVQGGNFGVLRHPWAQTPLPYLGGVPGGPMPHMSPHGGMQHSGPDADRWHRGVMYQQKGLIPSPQTLLQTMHRAERKYQVGKVTDEEEAKQRQLKAILNKLTPQNFEKLFEQVKAVNIDNAVTLTGVISQIFDKALMEPTFCEMYANFCQCLAGELPDFIKNNEKITFKRLLLNKCQEEFERGEREQEEANKIEEEGEAKLSEEEREEKRIKARRRMLGNIRLIGELYKKKMLTERIMHECIKKLLGEYENPDEEDVEALCKLMSTIGEMIDHPKAKVHMDAYFERMAKLSNNMKLSSRIRFMLKDAIDLRKNKWQQRRKVEGPKKIEEVHRDAAQERQAQSGRLARGPGFNATARRAPMDFSPRGSMLSSPGSQMGSFRGLQGQPHGFGAQDVRMDDRQSLESRTLSVPLPQRPTCDDSITLGPQGGLGRGMSFRGPPVMSSTPLANISPISGDSRTAGSNGFSSGSERMTYGPREDLMPRFGTDRFALTAAYEQPSSQERGMNFGNRDSRTPDCSFVRPLAASPSTQAQSSGFSQNIPPEKGWSEERLRNMSMEAIKEFYSARDEKEVVLCIKDLNSTSFHPTMIALWVTDCFERKDMERDLLAKLLVNLTRSHDGVLSQAELVKGFESVLSTLEDAVNDAPKAPEFLGRIFGKMVVENVISMKEIGRLILEGGEEAGQIVEIGLGGDVMGSTLGMIKTEKGESVLNEIRGSSCLRLEDFRPSHPNRSRILETFF; encoded by the exons CTACAACCGCTGGAAAGG AAGATCCATCCAAAGCATTCTCTTTACAGTTTGGGTCCATAACTCCTGGTTTCATGAATGGAATGCAG ATTCCAGCTAGAACTAGCTCAGCACCCCCAAATTTGGATGAACAGAAACGTAATCAG GCACGCCATGATTCTTCTTTTAAATCTGTTCCGAATTTGCCGACTCCCATTCCTAAACAGCAGCTACCAAGAAAGGATTCAGTTGCAACTGAGCAATCTAGTTTTGGGGAGGCTCATCCAGTGCCCAAGATAAAAAAAGATGCACAACCCTCTGCTGTACCCCCTGTGAACCAGACACAGAAGCCGTCTCCTCTTAATATACCCATGACATCTATGCAGATGCCATTTCATCACCAGCCTCAGGTTTCCATTCAATATGGCGGGCCTAATCCACAAATTCAGTCTCAAAGTGTTACTGCTAGTTCAATGCAAATGCCTATCCATATCCCCTTAGCTATGGGAAATGGACCTCAGGTGCAGCAGCAAGTCTTTGTTGCAGGTCTTCAGGCTCTTCCATTGCCACCTCAAGGGATGACGCATCAGGGTGGGGGCTTAAGTTTCACGCCACCCATAGGTGGCCAGCTTACGCCACAATTGGGCAACTTGGGGATGGGCATTGCCCCTCAGTATTCTCAACAGCAAGGTGGAAAGTTTGGTGTTACACGTAAAACCACTCCTGTCAAGATTACTCACCCTGATACTCATGAAGAATTAAGGCTTGATAAACGAACAGATATACGTGCAGATGGTGGTTCATCAGTTCCAAGGTCTCATCCTAACATGCCTTCTCAATCCCAGCCAATTCCTTCCTTTGCACCATCTCATTCAATCAATTACTATTCCAATTCCTATAGTACCAATTCCGTATATTATCCGCCACCAAGTTCACTGCCATTGGCTAGTAGCCAGATAGCACCCAATGCCCAAGGACCGAGATTTAACTATCCTGTTAGCCAGGGTCATCAAAACATTTCTTTCATGAATTCAGCGGCTGCCCCTGGTTCATTGGCAGTTAATAAATCTGTCAATCATGCTCATGGCACTTCAGAATCAGTGAATGTGGATACTGTACGTGATGCACAAAATGTTATATCCTTTGCTACCTCAGGTTCAACACAGGTGACAGTTAAGCCAGCTACTGTTTCTGCTGGGGAGAAGTTTGAAGATTCCTCTTTTTCAAGTATCTTGCCTTCTACTGAAAAGGCTGGGTTGCTAAAACACTCTATGCCAGCTTGTGAGGTTAGTTTGTCTCAGGCTCAAAGGGATTTGGATACTTTCCCGGAAAGCTCTGTACAACAGCCAAAACTTGGTAATGAATCCTTAACATCCGAGTCATTACCAGCTGCAGCTAAACAATCTGGTGGAGTTCCAGCGACTAACTTGGATGAGAGCCAGCCATCTAGTTGTGTATCTTCTGCTTCAGATTCCACATCCAAGGAGTCTACGCCAGTTTTTGCCAGTAATGAAGGCAAGAAGAGGGAGGGATTGAGTAGGTCAAACTCTATAAAAAATTATCAGAAGAAACCAGTACAAGAAGGACAAATTCAGCCACCAGTTCAG TCTACATCAACATCCTACTTGGGTACCAACCCTGCAGAATATGGTTTTTCCTCAGAAAGTGCCGTCACTGAAGCTCTAGAGGCTAAAAAGGCTTTAACATCATTAGCAGCTGCTGATGTTTTGTCACAATCTACCAGGGAATTTCCAACCATTAATGAGGCTTTGCCTTCGTCCTTAGACCCGAAGACAGAGAGCAAAATAGAAGGCTTAAACTCTGTTTCTTCTGAAGTTTCTGGTACTGGCAGTAAACTTGATAGCTTTGACCTTGTCAAGCATGCTAAGTTTGATGGTTCTTCCAAGCTGGATGAACTACCAAGGTCTGAAATTAGTGGAATTAGTGATGAAGAGGAAAAACATTTACCAGAAGAGCACTTAAAAGACAGCGTTAGCCTTGAGATTTCTTCTCAACCGGTTCCCTTGAAATCTACGGAGCTTAAATCTGATCAGGACTCTGCTTCAAAGGTAGTAGCTACCGACAATGTTGTTCATACCCAAGGAACTGAGCACAGGGTACTAAATGAAGATTTGAGTGGCAAGGTAGAAAATGTGGAAGTCAGTGATAGTAAGGATATCTCGACCTCTAGAATTGCTGACTCTACTGATATCGAAGGTAGTCATGTTACTAAATCTGGCATATTGGACCAGCAGTCTGCATCTGTCCCATCTCCTGATCTCTTAGAGTCAAGTTCAAATTATGAAGGGGAAGGTGTTCTGTTACCTAGTTCAAAGGACAAACCAGCGTCACAACTTAGTAGGACAAAGAGTACTATAACTAGTGGGAagcaaaaaagaagagaaattctTCAGAAAGCAGATGCTGCCGGGACAACTTCCGATCTCTATATGGCGTATAAAGGTCCCGAGGAAAAGAAAGAGACTGTCGCACCTTCAGCAAGTGCGGAAACCAGTTCTGTTGGTGTGAATTTGAAGCAGACATCTCATGAGGCCCTTCAGGTGGATTCCATAGAAAGAGAGAAAATTACACAGAGTAAAGCTGAACTCGATGATTGGGAAGATGCTGCTGACATATCTACACCGAACTTAGAAACTTCAGACATTGACGAAAAGGCTCATGGAGGTGTACCAAGTCATGAGGAAGATGGAAGTGGGAATATAACGAAGAAGTATTCCCGAGATTTCCTTCTTAAGTTTGCTGGACAATTTACTGATCTTCCACAGGGATTTGATATTGCTTCTGATATTGCAGTGGCCTTGATGGCTGCAAATGTCAATGCATCTCATGCTGTTGATCATGATTCATACGCTAGTCCTGGAAGAAAATTAGATAGGCAATCCAGTGGATCTCGATTCGATCGCCGTGCTAGTGGAATTGTTGATGATGACAGATGGATTAGACCACCTGGTTCTTTTGGCCCTGGAAGGGATCTGCGACTTGATCTTGGTTATGGTGCTGTTGCAGGTTTTCGGCCTGTCCAAGGAGGTAACTTTGGTGTTCTAAGGCACCCATGGGCGCAAACACCTCTTCCATATCTCGGAGGGGTCCCTGGTGGACCAATGCCGCATATGAGTCCACATGGAGGGATGCAACACAGTGGTCCTGATGCTGACAGGTGGCATCGTGGTGTTATGTATCAGCAGAAGGGTTTAATTCCCTCTCCACAGACTCTATTGCAGACAATGCACAGAGCTGAAAGGAAGTATCAAGTGGGTAAAGTGACTGATGAGGAAGAAGCCAAGCAAAGGCAGCTGAAGGCCATTTTGAACAAGCTAACTCCTCAAAATTTTGAGAAACTCTTTGAGCAAGTAAAAGCTGTTAACATTGACAATGCAGTTACACTCACTGGTGTCATCTCACAGATCTTTGACAAAGCTTTGATGGAGCCTACTTTTTGTGAAATGTATGCAAACTTCTGCCAGTGTCTGGCTGGGGAGTTGCCTGATTTTATcaaaaacaatgaaaagataactTTCAAGAGATTGCTGCTGAACAAGTGCCAGGAGGAATTTGAGAGAGGGGAGAGAGAGCAAGAAGAAGCAAATAAAATAGAGGAAGAGGGTGAGGCTAAGCTGTCTGAGGAggaaagagaggagaagagaatcAAGGCTCGAAGACGAATGTTAGGTAACATTAGACTTATTGGGGAGTTGTACAAGAAGAAAATGTTAACTGAGAGAataatgcatgaatgcatcaagaaACTACTTGGTGAATATGAGAATCCTGATGAGGAAGATGTTGAGGCATTGTGCAAATTAATGAGTACGATTGGAGAAATGATTGACCATCCTAAGGCAAAAGTGCATATGGATGCTTATTTTGAGAGGATGGCGAAGTTGTCGAACAATATGAAATTGTCTTCTAGGATCAGGTTCATGTTGAAGGATGCTATTGATCTGAGAAAGAATAAATGGCAGCAGAGGAGGAAAGTTGAAGGGCCTAAAAAGATTGAGGAAGTGCACAGAGATGCTGCTCAAGAGCGACAAGCACAATCCGGTAGGCTTGCTCGTGGTCCTGGCTTCAATGCTACTGCAAGAAGAGCACCCATGGATTTTAGTCCACGAGGGTCAATGTTATCTTCTCCAGGTTCTCAAATGGGTAGTTTCCGGGGGCTGCAGGGTCAACCCCATGGTTTTGGGGCTCAGGATGTTCGCATGGATGACAGACAGTCTTTGGAGTCTAGGACTCTATCGGTTCCCTTGCCTCAAAGACCAACTTGTGACGATTCTATTACTTTGGGCCCCCAGGGTGGCCTTGGTAGAGGGATGTCTTTTAGAGGACCACCTGTAATGTCCAGTACTCCCTTAGCTAATATTTCTCCAATTTCTGGAGATTCAAGAACTGCTGGATCAAATGGTTTTAGTTCTGGATCAGAGCGAATGACTTATGGTCCTAGAGAGGATCTCATGCCCAGATTTGGAACTGATAGGTTTGCACTAACAGCTGCTTATGAGCAGCCGAGTTCCCAGGAACGGGGCATGAATTTTGGTAATAGGGACTCGAGGACCCCGGATTGCAGCTTTGTTAGACCTCTTGCAGCTTCACCTTCCACACAAGCCCAATCATCTGGTTTCAGTCAAAATATTCCTCCTGAAAAGGGCTGGTCTGAGGAGCGCCTGCGTAATATGTCCATGGAGGCAATTAAAGAATTTTACAG CGCTAGAGATGAGAAAGAAGTTGTTTTGTGCATCAAAGATTTGAATTCTACAAGCTTCCATCCAACAATGATTGCACTATGGGTAACGGACTGTTTTGAGAGAAAAGACATGGAACGTGATCTTTTGGCAAAGCTACTTGTCAACCTGACAAGGTCCCATGATGGTGTATTGAGCCAGGCTGAACTTGTTAAAGG GTTTGAATCTGTCCTGAGTACATTGGAGGATGCTGTGAACGATGCGCCAAAAGCTCCAGAATTTCTGGGACGTATTTTTGGGAAAATGGTAGTGGAAAATGTGATAAGTATGAAGGAGATAGGGCGGTTAATACTGGAGGGTGGGGAGGAAGCAGGGCAGATAGTGGAAATAGGGCTGGGCGGGGATGTAATGGGTAGCACCTTGGGGATGATTAAAACGGAGAAAGGAGAAAGTGTGTTGAATGAAATTAGAGGTAGCTCCTGTTTGCGGCTGGAGGACTTTCGGCCTTCGCATCCTAACAGATCAAGgattttagaaacttttttttaa
- the LOC107945584 gene encoding eukaryotic translation initiation factor 4G isoform X2 — protein sequence MSFNQSRSDKSEQQYRKSGRSASFNQQRSSSGVYSKGAGGGPAPSRSPSSSSSSLSSNRSLKKSNNAQGGQYRLNSLAANSTESSNTSAARTKQNGAHLQPQLQGASDASIASNAAQPVQSPIIQNSTRAVSKAPTSQPPTIISDSGLPTTAGKDPSKAFSLQFGSITPGFMNGMQIPARTSSAPPNLDEQKRNQARHDSSFKSVPNLPTPIPKQQLPRKDSVATEQSSFGEAHPVPKIKKDAQPSAVPPVNQTQKPSPLNIPMTSMQMPFHHQPQVSIQYGGPNPQIQSQSVTASSMQMPIHIPLAMGNGPQVQQQVFVAGLQALPLPPQGMTHQGGGLSFTPPIGGQLTPQLGNLGMGIAPQYSQQQGGKFGVTRKTTPVKITHPDTHEELRLDKRTDIRADGGSSVPRSHPNMPSQSQPIPSFAPSHSINYYSNSYSTNSVYYPPPSSLPLASSQIAPNAQGPRFNYPVSQGHQNISFMNSAAAPGSLAVNKSVNHAHGTSESVNVDTVRDAQNVISFATSGSTQVTVKPATVSAGEKFEDSSFSSILPSTEKAGLLKHSMPACEVSLSQAQRDLDTFPESSVQQPKLGNESLTSESLPAAAKQSGGVPATNLDESQPSSCVSSASDSTSKESTPVFASNEGKKREGLSRSNSIKNYQKKPVQEGQIQPPVQSTSTSYLGTNPAEYGFSSESAVTEALEAKKALTSLAAADVLSQSTREFPTINEALPSSLDPKTESKIEGLNSVSSEVSGTGSKLDSFDLVKHAKFDGSSKLDELPRSEISGISDEEEKHLPEEHLKDSVSLEISSQPVPLKSTELKSDQDSASKVVATDNVVHTQGTEHRVLNEDLSGKVENVEVSDSKDISTSRIADSTDIEGSHVTKSGILDQQSASVPSPDLLESSSNYEGEGVLLPSSKDKPASQLSRTKSTITSGKQKRREILQKADAAGTTSDLYMAYKGPEEKKETVAPSASAETSSVGVNLKQTSHEALQVDSIEREKITQSKAELDDWEDAADISTPNLETSDIDEKAHGGVPSHEEDGSGNITKKYSRDFLLKFAGQFTDLPQGFDIASDIAVALMAANVNASHAVDHDSYASPGRKLDRQSSGSRFDRRASGIVDDDRWIRPPGSFGPGRDLRLDLGYGAVAGFRPVQGGNFGVLRHPWAQTPLPYLGGVPGGPMPHMSPHGGMQHSGPDADRWHRGVMYQQKGLIPSPQTLLQTMHRAERKYQVGKVTDEEEAKQRQLKAILNKLTPQNFEKLFEQVKAVNIDNAVTLTGVISQIFDKALMEPTFCEMYANFCQCLAGELPDFIKNNEKITFKRLLLNKCQEEFERGEREQEEANKIEEEGEAKLSEEEREEKRIKARRRMLGNIRLIGELYKKKMLTERIMHECIKKLLGEYENPDEEDVEALCKLMSTIGEMIDHPKAKVHMDAYFERMAKLSNNMKLSSRIRFMLKDAIDLRKNKWQQRRKVEGPKKIEEVHRDAAQERQAQSGRLARGPGFNATARRAPMDFSPRGSMLSSPGSQMGSFRGLQGQPHGFGAQDVRMDDRQSLESRTLSVPLPQRPTCDDSITLGPQGGLGRGMSFRGPPVMSSTPLANISPISGDSRTAGSNGFSSGSERMTYGPREDLMPRFGTDRFALTAAYEQPSSQERGMNFGNRDSRTPDCSFVRPLAASPSTQAQSSGFSQNIPPEKGWSEERLRNMSMEAIKEFYSARDEKEVVLCIKDLNSTSFHPTMIALWVTDCFERKDMERDLLAKLLVNLTRSHDGVLSQAELVKGFESVLSTLEDAVNDAPKAPEFLGRIFGKMVVENVISMKEIGRLILEGGEEAGQIVEIGLGGDVMGSTLGMIKTEKGESVLNEIRGSSCLRLEDFRPSHPNRSRILETFF from the exons CTACAACCGCTGGAAAGG ATCCATCCAAAGCATTCTCTTTACAGTTTGGGTCCATAACTCCTGGTTTCATGAATGGAATGCAG ATTCCAGCTAGAACTAGCTCAGCACCCCCAAATTTGGATGAACAGAAACGTAATCAG GCACGCCATGATTCTTCTTTTAAATCTGTTCCGAATTTGCCGACTCCCATTCCTAAACAGCAGCTACCAAGAAAGGATTCAGTTGCAACTGAGCAATCTAGTTTTGGGGAGGCTCATCCAGTGCCCAAGATAAAAAAAGATGCACAACCCTCTGCTGTACCCCCTGTGAACCAGACACAGAAGCCGTCTCCTCTTAATATACCCATGACATCTATGCAGATGCCATTTCATCACCAGCCTCAGGTTTCCATTCAATATGGCGGGCCTAATCCACAAATTCAGTCTCAAAGTGTTACTGCTAGTTCAATGCAAATGCCTATCCATATCCCCTTAGCTATGGGAAATGGACCTCAGGTGCAGCAGCAAGTCTTTGTTGCAGGTCTTCAGGCTCTTCCATTGCCACCTCAAGGGATGACGCATCAGGGTGGGGGCTTAAGTTTCACGCCACCCATAGGTGGCCAGCTTACGCCACAATTGGGCAACTTGGGGATGGGCATTGCCCCTCAGTATTCTCAACAGCAAGGTGGAAAGTTTGGTGTTACACGTAAAACCACTCCTGTCAAGATTACTCACCCTGATACTCATGAAGAATTAAGGCTTGATAAACGAACAGATATACGTGCAGATGGTGGTTCATCAGTTCCAAGGTCTCATCCTAACATGCCTTCTCAATCCCAGCCAATTCCTTCCTTTGCACCATCTCATTCAATCAATTACTATTCCAATTCCTATAGTACCAATTCCGTATATTATCCGCCACCAAGTTCACTGCCATTGGCTAGTAGCCAGATAGCACCCAATGCCCAAGGACCGAGATTTAACTATCCTGTTAGCCAGGGTCATCAAAACATTTCTTTCATGAATTCAGCGGCTGCCCCTGGTTCATTGGCAGTTAATAAATCTGTCAATCATGCTCATGGCACTTCAGAATCAGTGAATGTGGATACTGTACGTGATGCACAAAATGTTATATCCTTTGCTACCTCAGGTTCAACACAGGTGACAGTTAAGCCAGCTACTGTTTCTGCTGGGGAGAAGTTTGAAGATTCCTCTTTTTCAAGTATCTTGCCTTCTACTGAAAAGGCTGGGTTGCTAAAACACTCTATGCCAGCTTGTGAGGTTAGTTTGTCTCAGGCTCAAAGGGATTTGGATACTTTCCCGGAAAGCTCTGTACAACAGCCAAAACTTGGTAATGAATCCTTAACATCCGAGTCATTACCAGCTGCAGCTAAACAATCTGGTGGAGTTCCAGCGACTAACTTGGATGAGAGCCAGCCATCTAGTTGTGTATCTTCTGCTTCAGATTCCACATCCAAGGAGTCTACGCCAGTTTTTGCCAGTAATGAAGGCAAGAAGAGGGAGGGATTGAGTAGGTCAAACTCTATAAAAAATTATCAGAAGAAACCAGTACAAGAAGGACAAATTCAGCCACCAGTTCAG TCTACATCAACATCCTACTTGGGTACCAACCCTGCAGAATATGGTTTTTCCTCAGAAAGTGCCGTCACTGAAGCTCTAGAGGCTAAAAAGGCTTTAACATCATTAGCAGCTGCTGATGTTTTGTCACAATCTACCAGGGAATTTCCAACCATTAATGAGGCTTTGCCTTCGTCCTTAGACCCGAAGACAGAGAGCAAAATAGAAGGCTTAAACTCTGTTTCTTCTGAAGTTTCTGGTACTGGCAGTAAACTTGATAGCTTTGACCTTGTCAAGCATGCTAAGTTTGATGGTTCTTCCAAGCTGGATGAACTACCAAGGTCTGAAATTAGTGGAATTAGTGATGAAGAGGAAAAACATTTACCAGAAGAGCACTTAAAAGACAGCGTTAGCCTTGAGATTTCTTCTCAACCGGTTCCCTTGAAATCTACGGAGCTTAAATCTGATCAGGACTCTGCTTCAAAGGTAGTAGCTACCGACAATGTTGTTCATACCCAAGGAACTGAGCACAGGGTACTAAATGAAGATTTGAGTGGCAAGGTAGAAAATGTGGAAGTCAGTGATAGTAAGGATATCTCGACCTCTAGAATTGCTGACTCTACTGATATCGAAGGTAGTCATGTTACTAAATCTGGCATATTGGACCAGCAGTCTGCATCTGTCCCATCTCCTGATCTCTTAGAGTCAAGTTCAAATTATGAAGGGGAAGGTGTTCTGTTACCTAGTTCAAAGGACAAACCAGCGTCACAACTTAGTAGGACAAAGAGTACTATAACTAGTGGGAagcaaaaaagaagagaaattctTCAGAAAGCAGATGCTGCCGGGACAACTTCCGATCTCTATATGGCGTATAAAGGTCCCGAGGAAAAGAAAGAGACTGTCGCACCTTCAGCAAGTGCGGAAACCAGTTCTGTTGGTGTGAATTTGAAGCAGACATCTCATGAGGCCCTTCAGGTGGATTCCATAGAAAGAGAGAAAATTACACAGAGTAAAGCTGAACTCGATGATTGGGAAGATGCTGCTGACATATCTACACCGAACTTAGAAACTTCAGACATTGACGAAAAGGCTCATGGAGGTGTACCAAGTCATGAGGAAGATGGAAGTGGGAATATAACGAAGAAGTATTCCCGAGATTTCCTTCTTAAGTTTGCTGGACAATTTACTGATCTTCCACAGGGATTTGATATTGCTTCTGATATTGCAGTGGCCTTGATGGCTGCAAATGTCAATGCATCTCATGCTGTTGATCATGATTCATACGCTAGTCCTGGAAGAAAATTAGATAGGCAATCCAGTGGATCTCGATTCGATCGCCGTGCTAGTGGAATTGTTGATGATGACAGATGGATTAGACCACCTGGTTCTTTTGGCCCTGGAAGGGATCTGCGACTTGATCTTGGTTATGGTGCTGTTGCAGGTTTTCGGCCTGTCCAAGGAGGTAACTTTGGTGTTCTAAGGCACCCATGGGCGCAAACACCTCTTCCATATCTCGGAGGGGTCCCTGGTGGACCAATGCCGCATATGAGTCCACATGGAGGGATGCAACACAGTGGTCCTGATGCTGACAGGTGGCATCGTGGTGTTATGTATCAGCAGAAGGGTTTAATTCCCTCTCCACAGACTCTATTGCAGACAATGCACAGAGCTGAAAGGAAGTATCAAGTGGGTAAAGTGACTGATGAGGAAGAAGCCAAGCAAAGGCAGCTGAAGGCCATTTTGAACAAGCTAACTCCTCAAAATTTTGAGAAACTCTTTGAGCAAGTAAAAGCTGTTAACATTGACAATGCAGTTACACTCACTGGTGTCATCTCACAGATCTTTGACAAAGCTTTGATGGAGCCTACTTTTTGTGAAATGTATGCAAACTTCTGCCAGTGTCTGGCTGGGGAGTTGCCTGATTTTATcaaaaacaatgaaaagataactTTCAAGAGATTGCTGCTGAACAAGTGCCAGGAGGAATTTGAGAGAGGGGAGAGAGAGCAAGAAGAAGCAAATAAAATAGAGGAAGAGGGTGAGGCTAAGCTGTCTGAGGAggaaagagaggagaagagaatcAAGGCTCGAAGACGAATGTTAGGTAACATTAGACTTATTGGGGAGTTGTACAAGAAGAAAATGTTAACTGAGAGAataatgcatgaatgcatcaagaaACTACTTGGTGAATATGAGAATCCTGATGAGGAAGATGTTGAGGCATTGTGCAAATTAATGAGTACGATTGGAGAAATGATTGACCATCCTAAGGCAAAAGTGCATATGGATGCTTATTTTGAGAGGATGGCGAAGTTGTCGAACAATATGAAATTGTCTTCTAGGATCAGGTTCATGTTGAAGGATGCTATTGATCTGAGAAAGAATAAATGGCAGCAGAGGAGGAAAGTTGAAGGGCCTAAAAAGATTGAGGAAGTGCACAGAGATGCTGCTCAAGAGCGACAAGCACAATCCGGTAGGCTTGCTCGTGGTCCTGGCTTCAATGCTACTGCAAGAAGAGCACCCATGGATTTTAGTCCACGAGGGTCAATGTTATCTTCTCCAGGTTCTCAAATGGGTAGTTTCCGGGGGCTGCAGGGTCAACCCCATGGTTTTGGGGCTCAGGATGTTCGCATGGATGACAGACAGTCTTTGGAGTCTAGGACTCTATCGGTTCCCTTGCCTCAAAGACCAACTTGTGACGATTCTATTACTTTGGGCCCCCAGGGTGGCCTTGGTAGAGGGATGTCTTTTAGAGGACCACCTGTAATGTCCAGTACTCCCTTAGCTAATATTTCTCCAATTTCTGGAGATTCAAGAACTGCTGGATCAAATGGTTTTAGTTCTGGATCAGAGCGAATGACTTATGGTCCTAGAGAGGATCTCATGCCCAGATTTGGAACTGATAGGTTTGCACTAACAGCTGCTTATGAGCAGCCGAGTTCCCAGGAACGGGGCATGAATTTTGGTAATAGGGACTCGAGGACCCCGGATTGCAGCTTTGTTAGACCTCTTGCAGCTTCACCTTCCACACAAGCCCAATCATCTGGTTTCAGTCAAAATATTCCTCCTGAAAAGGGCTGGTCTGAGGAGCGCCTGCGTAATATGTCCATGGAGGCAATTAAAGAATTTTACAG CGCTAGAGATGAGAAAGAAGTTGTTTTGTGCATCAAAGATTTGAATTCTACAAGCTTCCATCCAACAATGATTGCACTATGGGTAACGGACTGTTTTGAGAGAAAAGACATGGAACGTGATCTTTTGGCAAAGCTACTTGTCAACCTGACAAGGTCCCATGATGGTGTATTGAGCCAGGCTGAACTTGTTAAAGG GTTTGAATCTGTCCTGAGTACATTGGAGGATGCTGTGAACGATGCGCCAAAAGCTCCAGAATTTCTGGGACGTATTTTTGGGAAAATGGTAGTGGAAAATGTGATAAGTATGAAGGAGATAGGGCGGTTAATACTGGAGGGTGGGGAGGAAGCAGGGCAGATAGTGGAAATAGGGCTGGGCGGGGATGTAATGGGTAGCACCTTGGGGATGATTAAAACGGAGAAAGGAGAAAGTGTGTTGAATGAAATTAGAGGTAGCTCCTGTTTGCGGCTGGAGGACTTTCGGCCTTCGCATCCTAACAGATCAAGgattttagaaacttttttttaa